Within Conger conger chromosome 3, fConCon1.1, whole genome shotgun sequence, the genomic segment AATAGAGTATTTTGTTAATACTATTTTAATACCATGGCAGTTTTGACCTTCGAATAAAATCTGTCTTTAAGTCTGTGATAAACTGAAAGCAACATGTGTATCAAGTGAAACGAACTAGCTCAGTTAACACTGTGATTTGTACATCGGAGATTTCCAAAGATAAACTCTTACCAATGACACTAAATAGTATAATACTTCACCGAGGCTGTTGGCTACTGTTGTCTGGCTGTAAGGTGAGGAACAAGAGCAGCGTGCGTGAGGGGCGGGTATTTTAATGTCTGACAAACAAACGTGCTTTATGCAGTACGCAACGTCACACGAATCATACGCAGTGGCGAAGCTAAGAATCCGCAAGCGCTCCCATCACAgtggaaagaagaaaaaaaccctcacACCCGCATACTCGTTCCTCTCTTTTACGACTAGCTACAGCCGAGCAACCTGACTAGAACACGCCAAGAAGGGTAAGATATTTATATATGTCATTATTAACTGGGGAATAATATCCCAAGTAGCTATATGGCCGGTACGAGCGGGAGGCGTACTTCTGCACAAAAGTGAAAATCCCCCTCCGTTTTCGAGAAGCTGAACGTGCAGTGGTAGCGTATGGCGCTTGTGCTCTGAAAGCGGGTAAACCCCAAGCGCTCCTGCTTTAGGAAACACACCAGAATGAATGGGATGTTGGCTCTAAGATAAAAACAGTTATCAAACTATGATTGTTTTAGTTCTCGCGGTGGCCTCAGTTTTGATTGTGCGACGAGGCCTCAAAGGGGTTCTTGTGGAGAGCCCCAAAAATGTAGCGGACAAGATCCAGGAGGCGGCACACCCCCTTTTTGTATAATTGACATTGGAATAAATAACAGTAGATTGTAGTGTTATATTTCGCTAAACTACGATAATTTTTGAATGTATAATTTAAGTGAAGCTTACCTATCACGCTAGGTATTCAGTCACCGcgaacatattttttaaattaaattacagcaAATGTTTCGTTTCAGTTTGTGACCATGTTCTAGCTTGTTTACTTGGCTGCTGTACTTGCACGTTGTGCTACGTTGGTGGTGTTTCTGCCTGCGGCCGCTATGAGGCTTCATTGTATCTATTGCGATTATGGAGGCTAGAGCGGCCTGTAATAGGCTACAGCTCAATCGTTATGATAATGTTCTGATTAATTAATACAGTATTTTAGGCCGTTACtctttttaacatttatattaatgTGTGAGAAATAGTTTATTTCAGAGAGTTCTCATTTGCTTTTAACGATTGTTGTATGTTGCAAGGATGcccattttgtttcttggtgGCTTCATTATTCCGTACATCAGCACACGTTCGTTTTCAATATAGCCTACTGTGTGCGCTCTGGGGGTTAAATTAGTCAAACACGACTATAATAGTATTTGAAGCTACAGTAAATTCCGAGATTACAGGGAGCACCTTTGCTAACTGTATAGTAGTTTAAACCCCCTAAATTAAAagattgttttcatttgaatcCCCTGACGTGACTGCATACAGTTGCAGTTTTCTTTTGCTGTATTATTGTTACTGTGTTTCCAGATATTCTCCCAAAGTTCTCTGCACATTCCTGTGCTGTCATAAGCCTAGCAGCTTGTAACTCATTCCTCATTCTGCTTGATCATTGCAGCATCGTCCATAGCATCCTAGCATCATAGTCTTTCCTCTCATTCCTTCTTCTATAAAAGCCCAGATTTATTTGCTTTCTAAGGGACAGGGAATAATGTTCTGGGTTTTTCCTCCACAGAttgactcaaatttcatcaattaaaaaaaaaaaaatcccactgGAAAATGCCCATTGTGAAGTGCTGCGAGACAACCTGTTTGTAAATGGCGCTATAAAATCTATATTTATCGTTTCCACTCAATCCTCTCCCTGACTGTCGGAGACTCCAAAAAATAAAGCCCCAGCTACAAGTGCCCTTGCAGCCAAGTCCAGCAGATTAACCAGCAGCGATGTGATCCGTTCCCTAGCGTAGCTGTAATGTCAAGGCCACTTGGTGCTGGAGCTAGCGCACAGCTGGCGCTGATACACACAACTGAACcacagccattacattacatttccagtGAGGTATTCAGCAGACGCAGTGCAACTCACACAGCTTACATTCATACAAACATAAACCTATCTAGGTGTGTATCTGCTGAGTTGATGTGCTAATTTAATTTGGGTTAAGTACCGTGCTCGAGGGTACAGGGGTAAGTGCTCCAGTTCCCTCACCGCTGTACTGCCCCGTTCCCTTCTCCCAGTCCGGTCCAACAGTGGCACTCGGCATCACAGCGACGGAGAGGACAGAGCGCTCGGACATGTCTGGCTCATCGGGGCAGAGGAAGGGGGCGGCAGCCCGTCTGAGAAAATGTGCCTTCTGCAAAACCAACCGGGACAAGGAGTGCGGGCAGCTGCTGGTGTCGGACAACCAGAAGGTGGCCGCCCATCACAAGTGCATGGTGAGGAGAGGTGGTCTCAGAGATGAGAAACGCTCGCTTCCGATTGGGTGGTCAGTGCACCAGGATACAAAAGAAGCCAGTGGCAATTGAGCACAGTGCGGTCATGTGTGAACACGATGAACcggaaaatgattttaaaatagtGAGAAAagaatgcattcacacacacacacacgcacacacacacacacacacacacacacacatatatatttaattttgctCGGGTCCTTTCCCATGACTCACTAAAGATCGAGACTGCAGGTCTGGTGGGGTGGGGCTACGGGGTGGGGTTAACTGGTTGGTTTTGCGCACCTGTTCCTGCTCACCCTGTTCCTGTTCCATTGGCTTCCTGCCgcactctgtccatccctccAGCTTTTCTCCTCCGCGCTGGTGACCTCTCACTCGGACAGTGAGAACATCGGGGGCTTCTCCATCGAAGACGTGAAGAAGGAGATAAAGAGGGGAAACAAGCTGGTGAGTGGCAGCGTCTGCCCTCCGAGTGATTTTGCTGAAGGCTGCTTGCTGGTCTTCCTGTTAATAATCATTGATTAACAGATCATTTATAAAACCGAAAGCAACACTGCAAAGTCCAtgtgtctctcttccatccATGAACTCCAGCCAGCTGGTTTttactaattagttctaccttctggctgaggaattgtgccaattagcaaatccaggtgattggaacaaaatactggggaacCTTTTGTGCCTGGATTTTAGACCTCTACACAGCGTATGTCTCCTACCGTCATTTGGCTGCCATGATGTGGTCTCCATTTCAATGGTGGTAAATGGCCACGTCTTCATTGTTTTGTCACGGAAAGCTGCCCTCGCTTGAATaccagggggcgacatggctcgggcagtaagagcagtcgtctggcagtcggagggttgctggtttgatcccccgcccgggctgtgtcgaagtgtccctgagcaagacacctaacccccaaatgctcctgacgagctggtcggcaccttgcatggcagccaatcgccgtcggtgtgtgagtgtgtgtatgaatgggtgaatgagaagcatcgattgtacagcgctttagataaaaagCGCTCTATAatttccaaccatttaccattttacctgtgtttgtgtgtgtctgtctcactcgATCACCTGTGCTTGTCCGTCTCTCTCCAGATGTGCTCGTCCTGCCACCGGCCTGGCGCCACCATCGGCTGTGATGTGAAGACGTGCCGGAGGACATATCACTACTACTGTGCCTTGTGGGACAAGGCCCAAATCAAGGAGAACCCCTCCCAGGGCATCTACCTGTGAGTGTGCCTTCCTGTTCTGCCTTGTGTcccttattaaatattttttccccccttcttcAGTTTGTAAAACCAGGGATCCCAAACTCTTGACCTGGAAGCCCCAGGCTCTGCTAGTTTTACATTTGAACCTTAAAAACAGCAACCAGGTTAAGCACTCAAGTAATCATGTTTAGTTTATCTTGTCATCAGCtgttttaattgatcaattaaaggaCCACTAGGATGAGGATTGAAGGCCAATTAAAGGACCAAATCAGCCCAAAGTGTCTTATGGAAATTGATCAATGTGTTTGCtaattttgatttatttgtttcagtGTGTACTGTCGTAAACACCGGGACACCATACAAGACTCCAGCGAAGGTAGCCAATCCTGTGCTTCAGCGTAAAAATCTATAACCTGCCTACTGGCTTGTTTTCAACCATTTTGTTCAATTATAAAAACCTATCTGAAAGTCTCAAGCatttccagatcatttcagttACATGGCATGGAATGACCTCTCAACAGCTCATTAACTACTTTATGTTTCTTCACCATTTTATCTGATGGGGCTCCAGATTCACGACCCATGCAAacacattcaattttatttccatttgtagATGAACTGGGGGGTGTGGCCAATGACTCAGACTCCTCCCCTCCCAGAGGCAGGGGGCGGGGTCGTTTAGATAAGGGGCGGATCAAGGCCAGCTCTCGCGGCCAATCGGATGACACCCGCTCTACGTCCTCGCACGGAGCGGATGATATGGAGAGCGCCTTGCACGTAAGCAGTCTCAACAATCACTGCTGAACCAGTATCACGGATGTACTATGTACAATGAACATGGACAGAGATGTAATATATCCAGTAGTTTAGAATTCATAGAATCATAGTTATATCAGTAACTTGCATTTTAGACTAGTGGTTGGGCCGAGCCATTCTTGACCACAACTTATTAATGAAAAGTATTTTACTATAAACCTCGAGACTCAGCCCTATATTAACCACCATATTAACAGTTGAGttgaatttttaaaatatgttcccCAAAAGTATTTAAAGTCACCGCATAATACCAGCTGCACAGAGACTGTCATATCATCAGGGTTGTGTACAGTGTTTAGAACCCCCAACATAACCCTGCTGGTACATAATAGAAGCATTGGGTTTTTGGTTGACCCTGGCATGGTGCTCTGTGTGGCCCCCAGCGGGACCGCTCCCCCCTGCGGGGCAGCCCCAGTGACTCCGGCCTCCGCTGCGGCTTCTGCCACGCCGGGGAGGACGAGAGCGAGACGCGCGGCGTGCTGCACGCCGACAGCGGGAAGAAGGTCGCCGCGCACTACAAGTGCATGGTGAGCCTTCCCCTGAACACGCCTTCTAAGAGTGCTCGTATTCAGCGCGTATACGCCAGGGGTGTCCACGTCTTCTCCCGGAAATGGCCAGTGTGGGGTGCAGGTTTTCGTATTAGCCCAGCACTGCAACACCatttaactaatcatggtcttttATCGCATCGAGACCTTGGTAAGTGGAATCTATCGGGTGTCTTAGTGTTgagctaaaataaaaacctgcgcCCACAACAGCCGTTTTCGGATAAGATATGGAGCCCACTGGTACATGCGGCGCATGCATTGCaggttgtttttaatttgacttGTGTAATTCTCAGAGGAAAGTGGGCTGTGTACACAATTAAGGCTTGCACCCTCAGCACATCTCATGAGCCATAACCAGTGAGTCGCAAACCAGTTTGGGAACAGGATTGTGAATTAGGTGGGTCCCAGAATGAACCTGTAGTCCAATAAGCTATGCTTGTATATGTAATTAATGGGTCCCTAAATGGTACCACATTACTAATCAGTTACTGAGCCTGCTAACACTGAACTCCTGGTCCTGGTTCAAAGCGGTTTGTGTACAGTAGTTTCCCCTCCTGACCGCCGTCTTCTACCCCTGCCAGCTCTTCTCTTCCGGGACCGTCCAGCTCACCACCACCTCCCGCGCTGAATTTGGGAACTTCGACATTAAAACCGTCATCCAGGAGATAAAGCGGGGGAAGCGAATGGTGAGTGAAGATCACTTGTTCGGCATGGCTTTTCTTTAATAGGGGCAATGGAAGACCAGACCTGCGACGCTGTTTACAGCAGCattccctggtcctggagagccacagggtgtgggggggggttggtgttaCTCCGAACCTGATTGTTGAATTAAAGGGGTCCTGTACACGGTTAAAACCAgttcacctggtttcttgggtctgaattagttgctgattttaaggtaaaAACAAAAGCCCATTGGTCCTCTATTGTACAATTAATGTTTATACAGTCTCAACTCCAGACTATCTCTAGAGTATCTGGGATCATAAATTacagtttatttgttatttgtttcctgtgctctgattggttcTGAGTAGATTTAGCCAGTGTTATGTCCTGTCAGTGGCTGATTCACCTCCAATAGGAGCTCTGCCCACAGTCTAGAAGATCGTTATTTGTCAGAAGACATAACGGACCTTGGGTTTATTAGCAAAGCACATTGCCGGAATTTGGGCTGACTTATCTCAACCTGCTCAGGCTAATGGAAGCATTAGGTTATGAGCCTGCCAGATGAGGCCTATGTATATATGAAAGACCAgggttgttttgtatttgtttgtgcttttgtgtacattttcttttttcggtCTTTCTCAGAAATGCACCCTGTGTGCCCAGCTGGGAGCCACCATTGGGTGTGAGATTAAGGCCTGCGTGAAGACCTACCACTACCACTGCGGTCTGCAGGACAAAGCCAAGTACATCGAGAACATGGCACGAGGCATCTACAAGTAGGGGCTTGCTGCCAGTCGCACTTCTCGGCTTTTTATCAGCTTATGAGCTTAATGCACAATACTGGAATTTGCCAACTCTATGTTAACAACAATATTACTAAACTGTTCCCTGCCTTGTTAAGATGGAGCTTATAGTAATAAACTTTCCCGCACTACCCCCTGTGAAAGCTtaaattcatgtatttatttaaatgcatggAGAAGGTGAATGAGGTGATTATTGTATGATGTCGTGGTGGTTTTCAGGCTGTACTGTAAGAACCACAGTGGGAATGAGGAGCGTGACGAAGAggatgaggagagggagagccgcAGTCGACAGAGGGCCTGCATGGACCGGGGAGgcaccctccccctgcccccgcctCAGATCAACGGCAACTAGGCACTCCTCGCTGTACGCACGCACAGCCTCAATTGACTAGGGTAAAACAAAGGCTATTAGctatgaatatatttatatttttttgtgggtttttttggttgccagagtgagtcaggacctgTTTTAAATTCCCAATTATGGTACCTTTTAAAATGCAGTGCCCCCTGCCCCATCAGTGTGCTGGCAATGGATGTCTATTTTATGTAGGGGGAAGAGCACCCCTCATCGGCCCATTAGCaattcccaggaggtctcccttCTAAATGCTAACCTAGCCaaaccctgcttagcttcagtggTTAGACACGAGAGGGGCACAGGGTGGTGTGGTAACCACGCATTGGGCACTGCGAGAATACAGCTGTCACTGATGCATGTAGGACTTCATTAAGACCAAATGGAATGGGACTACGACTATTAACCATAACATCTGTCTTTCCTCCTTCACAGTTGGTGGTTTTTAAGATGACACAAGGATGTGGTGCCATGGGGATCAAAGacggaaaaaaaatatttttgtattgcaTTGTTCTCTGAAAAATAAGGGCCCATTCATTTCAATCTCCTGAAAGATTCTCGTTGCCTCTGATaagacacacagccacaacatgcAGATGCCACTCCCGTGCCTTCTACAGTAACCTGTAACGTATACGCGGTTTCTGTGGGGGAGTTTTTTCCTGTCACATTACATCTTAGGCCTTCAGCAGACACTTATGCAGAGCAGCTTATAGACAGCTTTCGGTTTTTACGCAATTCGTTTACACAGCTGGGCAGTTAGTACTGAAGCAGGTTGAGTACCTTACTCGAGGTAACACAGCAGCGCTCCAACAGTGACTGAACCCACACTAGGCCAGTTCCCTAACCTGTATGCTGCACTGCACAGCCGTCCTGTTGCCATACTCCCACGGACAATACACGACAAGAACCAGGATGCC encodes:
- the phf6 gene encoding PHD finger protein 6, producing MSGSSGQRKGAAARLRKCAFCKTNRDKECGQLLVSDNQKVAAHHKCMLFSSALVTSHSDSENIGGFSIEDVKKEIKRGNKLMCSSCHRPGATIGCDVKTCRRTYHYYCALWDKAQIKENPSQGIYLVYCRKHRDTIQDSSEDELGGVANDSDSSPPRGRGRGRLDKGRIKASSRGQSDDTRSTSSHGADDMESALHRDRSPLRGSPSDSGLRCGFCHAGEDESETRGVLHADSGKKVAAHYKCMLFSSGTVQLTTTSRAEFGNFDIKTVIQEIKRGKRMKCTLCAQLGATIGCEIKACVKTYHYHCGLQDKAKYIENMARGIYKLYCKNHSGNEERDEEDEERESRSRQRACMDRGGTLPLPPPQINGN